The Oncorhynchus nerka isolate Pitt River linkage group LG12, Oner_Uvic_2.0, whole genome shotgun sequence genome contains the following window.
ccgaaacccgaccctaactctaaccctagcttcatgaccacaacccagttcaaccctaactctaaccaaatgtttaaccctaaccctttttatGATACAAATGTAGTACAAACTGTGACAATATTCAGGTGGAAAATAATTGTATTTGTCTTGAATATAAGTAACAAACATTAACAAAACCACATTATTCACCATACTATAGACTGTATGGCTGACCAGCATGCAAGCTGATTTTAAGCACAAAAATCCATGACAGATAACAACCACACATAGAGTGCTGTATATCCACAATGAACAGTTTTTCATTCACCACCTCTGTAAACAGTTGAATGTTGCATCAACAATTGATTTTTTTCTCACAAGGTGTATATACAGAAGCTGatctggtgtaaagtagtgcaccacatagAAAAATAGGGGCGCCATTTTGGATTGGCCCTTGAGTGCTCCAGATTGCATTACCAACTTAAAACAAGTCAGACAGGTGCCCATTCTGATTTTTATTGAGGACCCCAATTCATTCAGATCAAGCGTTAACCGGTGATATCTCACACCTGTTTTGGATGTTTTGGcggtgatggagggggaacagcGTTAGCGCTGTCAAATCAACAAGCGACACCTGGCACATACCTAAAGCGTACATTGCCATCGGCCGCATGGAGTCGCATTAAAAGGAATCtcatgcagccttgtttacaagttgGAATACTGGAATGTAAGATGCAATCTACACCTCgattaggctgatagaaatcctcattCGTTTGTTTAATGATTTTCAGCTTGAGcgtcattatttctatatagtCTATACTTTCTCATTCTGAACTTCTAACGGAAGTGTGACGGCTGTGGCTTCCTGACAATGATCAAGAGCAGCTGCGATTTGACATCTCCAATGCTGTTCCACCTCAAACAGcgccaaaacatcagctatgcAGGTGTCAGCTATCGTCAGTTAACGCTTGATCTtattgaatctaggccttagtGATTTTCATCATAACATTGTCACCTCAATTCATCTTTACTGTTCAAGATTTACATGCAAACATTTTAATAATTACAGATtattaaggaatacctaggataggataaagtaatccttctcaccccccccccttaaaagatttagatgcactattgtaaagtggctgttccactggatgtcataaggtgaacgtaccaatttgtaagtcgctctggataagagcgtctgctaaatgacttaaatgtaaatgtagatgagCCAAATTGTATAATACACACGTGAGCAtgcacacacccctctctctctctctctctctctctctctctggcatgcacacacctctctctctctctctctctctctggcatgcacacacccctctctctctctctctctctctctctctctctctggcatgcATGAACTGGTAAACAATTATTTTAGAACAGTAGTAGTTAAAGAAGAAAATTCAGTTGATTTTAACCCAACTACATTCTTTAACCATATTCTATAAAGACATTTCAGGAAGTAGTACAGTATTATTTGGGTTGATTCATTTAAATACAATGACGAGAATCGCTGTTATTGAAAGAGCAGAAAATCCTTTTATTTCTAAATATATGCACAAAGCCATTAACGTCTCTTCTTATCATCTACCACAACCACACATCTTTGTAACTTTCAACATCTTTGTAGCGTTTAGAAGAGGTACCACAGCACAGTCCAAACAGTGATTAGACCAAAGCATGACAACTCTGTCAGCACAAAGGATTAGGGATCCAGTGTTGTATTGTGTCACACAGGATGGAGTCTCTTATAAGGTCAAAGTTCAGGGAGTACTGCTTCCGTCCGGGTCTTGGGTGGAGGCTGAAATAAATTAATGCCATTAAAGTTAGAATCCTTCATTTAAATAATAACAAAGCGGTCGTCCCCCTTTTCTTTGGTAAAAGGCTGggagatgggcctggagaaatggaaccactctaaaattcatagacagagttatggatgcaaggacttaAAACTACTGTATAAATGATAgttttagggctctattcaatacGGCTTGCAGAATTTCAGCTTTACAGCGTgtttgaaatttaaaggcaattttcCCATTTTAGCTGAGACCACATTCACGGTAAATGCTGCATTAGTCGGCTCAATCAAAAATCACCTTTACATTTGTATCGTGGAATCTGTAACACTTCAACTTTCCAGACTGAACAGAGCCCTCGAGCCCTTaaacatgttttgaggctatacagtgtgtgTTTACATTTAAATTGGTTACAAACATTGTAGTAAAGCAAGctcatattttgggttctgatggggtacgactgTTGAACTAAGTTAATGAGGCATTTATATGTTAAACTTTTCAAGAATCAATAGGTGTATATGATTCATCTATAAATCTGAAAATGGATGTAGCGACTAAGTAAAGGATTAGGTTACATTAGGATACATGGTGTAACCTGATGCCAGTTAACCTGACTGTAGCAACTACAATGTTACTATGCAGGAATAAGACGAACTTCATGTAAAGTGTTACCGAATGTTTTTCTTTACACATAGAAGTAAGTAAAATAACCCAATGGAGAAATGTACCTGTTAAGTCTCTAAACCGTCTCTTTGCCTCTGCCCTTTCTTCTGAATCGAAATACCACACGGTTATAGCATATCTGGAACAAAGCAATATTCtgaattattagtattattacatAATTACATTACATCTTCTTTAGCATTTTATGAAAATCTAACAGTGTCAAGAAAATTAACTGAGAAATGTCTTCTGTATAATAATAACAGTATGATACATTCAACCGCAGATTCAGACATTTTTGCATATGAATAATTATCAGTGTAATAACAGTATGTTGCATCAAACAGACTTTGTTGCATATTATTTAACTGAGCAATTATCAGTATAATAATAACAGTATGATGCATTAAACAGACCTTGTTGCATATGAAGGCTGCACCTCATGTGGATTCCTTCTATCTGACCAAAAGAACAGCAGTCTGTCAAACAGGGGCTCAACATCTGCAACGTAGGATTTGCCTTCGGGAAAAATGCGAAGAATTCCTCCATGCTCCTGCCAAAATAACAAAGACACATTGTTCATTTCAACTTTACAGAATAGCAAGTTGAGCCGTAAGAGACTTGCTCTGCAATTTACAAAGATCCTAAATCGGAGGGGGTTATCCAACAAACAAATATAAAGCATAAATATGACAAGAATCCTGATGTTATAAAGGGAGCCGAACAATTAAACTGACAGTACAGTGACTGTCTTGAAAACCAAACTGTAATCTGAAAGGACTGTGGGTGTATCCCATAGTAAAAAACATATAAAACGGCATAAGAATATGTacgaaattaaataaaaaattggACAGCAAAACGCTTAGTTTTATTTCGACAAGTTTAAAAGCTAGACGTTTCGGCCTTCAAATACCTTCTGCAGAAGACCATTGAAGGCCAAAACATCCATTTTTTCAACTTGTCGAAATAAAACAAACATTGTTTTTATGGTGAGCCAGTGATGCGCCTTTTCCTGTCCAATGATCTCTATACATTTTTAGGTTCCACCTCTACTCGCGTTGATTAAGCATCATCTACTTTAATCCCGAAATTAAATATATGCAATAATATGTCATAAATATGTTATAAATCTGCCGCTCACCTGGGGGTTCCAGTTTTTGTTGAGGTAGTAGATACAGGTGATGCAGCGACCGTCAGCGTTGGGATTGTCCACATGTTTCACATATCCTGTCCCTTTTCCTGGATAACACGCCACCATCGCCTGaaacagacaaaacaaaccacaaAACATTAGTTCTCAGTCTGATACACATCATCATCTGTATAATCGCTGATCATGTGACAATATGTAACATGATAACTGTAGTGTACACCATTACAGAAGCCTTTTTTGTGAGAAAATATTTGTGGGAATGCCTTGACTATATTCTAAGAATACAGAAATAGTTTCTGCAAATCAGAGATAAAAAATATAACATGAAGACATTTATGGGTTAATATCTTGGTTGCAGAACATTTCCTGTAAGCGTTGTTTGGGGAGGGAGCGTTGTGGTTTCAGCAGAACTGGCCTACGTGCATTCAGTCAGCATCCAAGGAAGCACAATTAACCAAACTGTGGTAATCTATCTTGTGATAAGAAAGCCAAGAAAAGCCCTCAAAGCAATGCAGATGAAGACGCGTGTGGTTACGACCAGGGGTGGGCACATTGGGTCAGATAGAGGGTTTACTAGAGGCCAAGTGACATTCTGTCATGTAACATTTCATTTGGGCATCAGATATGGATCACAAGTTAAGGCTAGTAGGTGTAGACACGAAGGAACGTAATCGGATGAGGATTTATTTGTTTAatagatgtacagtgcctttgaatTAGTCCatcttttgttttgttacagcctgaatttaaaatggattaaaaaataataattctcgcccatctacacacaatacccaataatgacaaagtggattTTTTTAATAGAAATTGTAGAAAATGTATTGTGTGTAAAatgtataaataataaatatagaaatatctcatttacataagtattcacactcctgagtcaatactttgtagaagggCGGTACACCTGTCAAACGGTAACGCAGGAGTCCTAAGCCGAGCTCAGGGAGGACAGAAACCTCCCGTGGAGCAGAACGGCAAAAGCTCTCTTGATCTTGATTTTCATGATCTTctgagatcttctgttgaatctgacaattaatcttaatggttgtaccgccgtctcaaataaaactgtgaaggacctcggcattactctggaccctgatttctcttttgacgaacatatcaagactgtttcaaagacagcttttttccatctacgtaacattgcaaaaatcagaaactttctgtccaaaaatgatgcagaaaaattaatccatgcttttgttacttctaggttagactactgcaatgctctactttccagctacccggataaagcactaaataaacttcagttagtgctaaatacggctgctagaatcctgactagaaccaaaaaaatggatcatattactccagtgctagcctgtCACGctctggccttagttatctttgttttctttattattttagttaggccagggtgtgatatgggtgatttatgtgttttgacttgtctaggggtttttgtagatttatggggttgtgttcagtttaggtgtctaggtaagtctatggttgcctagattggtcctcaatcagaggcaggtgtttattgttgtctctgattgggaaccatatttaggcaaccatattctttgggtattttgtgagttattgtttcctgtctttgtgtttactgcaccagatagggctgttttggttttcacgtttattgttttgtagtttgttcatgtttgagttttcttattaaagaaccatgaactataaccacgctgcgttttggtccgcctctccttcccaggaagaaaaccgtgACATTAGCctctgtcatgactgtcctgatcaggtcaggttacaggagaccacaaccttacatattatctctcaaccccaacagaagaggagagatctaggggtctgaagatgtggggttTTTATGACCCCTAacgcccctggtaaatctcaggccacagacaaattcctttgtcctgttactatggagaaccagcctcagaacattaaacatgaaataaagggactttggaacaatggtttccgtcagccacaatggtggtcatgacgatagatggaatatgaaaatgtatgtcatttttgttttgttattaaaggttttcctagtatatgtttgatgtttgtacgttgtatggaaaatatccaaatcaaagagaatgttttggtaaagatgaaatgttaagttagttgtctaaaatagGATTGGAGtaaaatctagaccttgcctcataacttggtacgcccagagaattgccctaaaggcggttacgcccacttctgacccaagggtataaaacctgtgagtaaagaatttacagggaagactacgtgacccaagctgcagccaaggtctgaaaagtcaacgaacccagaacgcaacacaagtttgaagacaaaaaaatatttttctacccaagctacggatgagtagctgtgtctaagcgggtgaattcaagccgGACCCCCTTAGCATCCAATCCCACCGAATCATGGTATCTAAAATGTTTCATTCttatgctgtgagctctgagctacagagctgtctgtcctcagaagaccccttccatagcaagggtgagggaacagactcctaagccaaaaggactCTGACATCGTGAGGACGACTAGAAAGGTGCGCCGGAGAAGTGCATCATCGAGCAGCCTGAACGGTCCACACGGAGGATCCAGAGATAActtccccacgtaattacatcattatattctgaccaataagagcggcagtttggggcaaggctagggttagaataagcatagctgacaaattcacccaaatgtatatttctctcgtgtactttctctttttctctctctttgaaatccccattttgggtaacacgcgccatagtgtgttggcccattatactaagttctaatcaatagcctataatgttttttgtctatgtgtatcttttatcatcattttaacTTTATAGTACATAAATATAACTAAGATTGGTttggtacgaactcattggtgagacacTGGTCCGTGCATATTCACAGActatacgacgttcagaacgagatggtagaggtaactggttaattagcggctgttgtgaAATCGATATTatgatattctttgagttcatttgggaaatagaaactcaataaaaacgagttttcccatggtgccccaggttaatgagttaataattgcttgattcagttaatcacacaattagaaactttaatcattcgatgagcaacagtcgtcacattaactaatacaacgttaCAACATATTGGTGCCCCTGTGAGGAATCTAATATAGGAATAGGCCGCACTGTTGGGTTAATTCCATAAAAATTTTGTAGCAAGATACATATATACCATTAATAGCTATAGGCAGGACTAGTGTgggagagaagtgtgtgtgtgtttgtgacgtTCAATTGCACCCAGATACTGGTCTGGAGGGAACCACCCCTGTGGTATTTCTGACGAAAGCCAGTGTGTAGGGGAGGTCTACTGAATGCTACGAGCTAGGGCATAAGTATCAGCCGATGCAGGCATTCTGAAGATAATACTAGTTGGGCCCAATTTAGGGTTATTTCTGTCGATCGCTTTCAGGAGCGACCTGACTCGGTCATAAGCAATTCCTAGAGCAGATGACATATGAGCCAGccattggtgtggtacgaactcattggtgagacccgggtccatGCAGATTCCCGGACTATACGATGTTCAGAACGAGATGGTAGAggtaactggttaattagcgactgatgtaaaatcgatattctaatatgctttgagttaatttgggaaatagaaactagttttcccatggtgtcccaagttaatgagttaataattgcttgattcagttaatcacgtaattagaaactttaatcattcgatgagcaacggtagtcacattaactaatacaacgtcacgacacctccctacactggcttcctgttaaggcaagggctgatttcaaggttttactgctaacctacaaagcattacatgggcttgctcctacctatctctctgatttggtcctgccgtacatacctacacgtacacaaGACGCAggtctcctaattgtccctagaatttctaagcaaacagctggaggcagggctttcacctatagagctccatttttatggaacggtctgcctacccatgtgagagacgcggactcaacctttaagtctttactgaagacgcttctcttcagtgggtcatatgattgagtctagtctggcccaggagtgtgaaggtgaacggaaaggctctggagcaacgaaccgcccttgctgtctctgcctggccagttcccctctttccactgggattctctgcctctaaccctattacaggggctgagttactggcttactggtgctctttcatgccgtccctaggaggggtgcgtcacttgagtgggttgagtcactgttgtgatcttcctgtctgggttggcgccccccccccccccttaggttgtgccgtggcagagatctttgtgggctatactctgccttgtctcaggatggtaagttggtggttgaagatatccctctagtggtgtgggggctgtgctttggcaaagtgggtggggttatatccttcctgtttggccctgtccgggggtatcatcggatggggccacagtgtctcctgacccctcctgtctcagcctccagtatttatgctgcagtagtttatgtatcggggggctagggtcagtttgttatatctggagtacttatcctgtcttatccggtgtcctgtgtgaatttaagtatgctctctctaattctctaattctctctttctttctctctctctctctctctctctctctctcggaggacctgagccctaggaccatgcctcaggactacctggcattatgactccttgctgtccccagtccacctggccatgctgttgctccagtttcaactgttctgtctgcggctatggaatcctgacctgttcaccggacgtgctacctggcccagacctgctgttttcaactctctagagacagcaggagtggtagagatactcttaatgatcggctatgaaaagccaactgacatttactcctgaggtgctgacttgctgcaccctcgacaactactgtgattattattatttgaccatgctggtcatttatgaacatttgaacatcttggccatgttctgttataatctccacccggcacagccagaagaggactggccacccctcatagcctggttcctctctaggtttcttcctaggttttggcctttctagggaatttttcctagccaccatgcttctacacctgcattgcttgctgtttgggggtttaggctgggtttctgtacagcactttgagatatcagctgatgtacgaagggctatataaatacatttgatttgatttgatttagaagcacctttggcagcaaacacagctgtgagtctttctggttaagtctTGTGATGGAACATTTTATCATGGGAAGAGACAGCCTTTAAAATGTTAATATTGTATTTTGTGTCATCACTTCAGATTGGTACTTTATGCATCTAAGTTTGACTGTGACCTCTCCAGCTTGCTTTTAATAAACAATGATTCAATTTAAGATTGATTTCAAGTGTCCCATGTGTAGAATTTCCACaacagtctctaagagctttccacacctgaattgtgcaacatttgtccattattcttttcaaaattcttcaagctctgtcaaattagaTCATTGGTAAacaaaccattttcaggtcttgccatagattttcaagtagatttaagtccaaactgtaactaggccactcaggaacattcactgtcttcttggtaagcaattcaagtgtagatttggccttgtgttttaggttattgtcctgctggaagcaGGTGCTAAGTGCTTAGCTACACTCCAttaatttttttatcctgaaaaactcttaatgactacaagcatacccataacatgatgcagccaccactatgcttgaaaatatggagagtggtacttagtaatatgttgtattgtatttcccccaaacataacactttgtattcaggacaaaaatgaAAGGGAGCTAGGgaggacgtctgtatctttgtagtgactagatgtattgatacaccatccaaagtgtaattaataacttcaccatgctcaaagggatattcaatgtctgatttcaaatattttacccatctaccaataggtttcCTTCttagcgaggcattggaaaatctccttggtctttgtggttgaatctgtgtttgaaattcactcctcaattgagggaccttacagataattgtattagtggggtacagagatgacgtagtcattcaaaaatcatgttaaaacaCTACTATTGCAggcagagtgagtccatgcaacttatttagactttccataacaaaggggttgaatacttagcgACTGAAGACATGTCAGCTTTTCAGTTTTAATTCATTGTAAAATATTCTAAAAAcatatttccactttgacattatgaggtatCGTGTGCAGACCAATGACAAAAAAATCAAACTGTAATcctttttaattcaggctgtaacacaacaaaatgtggaaaaagtcaagaggtgtgaattctttctcaaggcactgtaaatagtgAGTATGTGACAGATTATGATATGACCTTCAACTAGGGATTCCACAGCACTATTCTCGCAGCACAAACAGCTGTGAATTAGGAACTCTCAGGAAACAGGAAGAGGGTTCCCCCGAGATCCTGCCCAGAAAGATTTGACCTTTGGTCTTCACACATTATAGGAAAAGGTCACTGGACTCAGACTGCCTAC
Protein-coding sequences here:
- the LOC115138694 gene encoding prolyl hydroxylase EGLN3-like isoform X2: MPLLQHVMDTELERLAVDQIVPSLLDQGFFYVDNFLGELAGHFVLNQVKEMHYSGVLQDGQLAGPGPFGVSKRNIRGDKIAWVNGGEKRCEAIHLLLTLIDKLVSLCIGRLGKSIIRERSKAMVACYPGKGTGYVKHVDNPNADGRCITCIYYLNKNWNPQEHGGILRIFPEGKSYVADVEPLFDRLLFFWSDRRNPHEVQPSYATRYAITVWYFDSEERAEAKRRFRDLTASTQDPDGSSTP